The sequence below is a genomic window from bacterium.
CGGTTGGACCTGGACGAGACCAACTACGGGTTCCCCATCCAGTTCTGGTTGCGGGCGGCCAAGGCGGGATTGACCGTGACCGAAAAACCCGTGCCCTTGATCTACAAGGACCATAGCCGCAACTTCAACAACCAGTTCGCGAACCGGGATGAACGTTTAAACCACTATCTGGACGTGATGGAGCGGGAATCCAAACGCCTGGGCCTGAAGCCCATTTCAACCGCTTGAACGGTCCGGTCCCTGCCGGACATTCCAGGGTGCCCGAACGTGGTTTCGGGCGTAAAATGACATCCGAACCGCCGCTTGAAAGGGATGGGTCTTGAACGATTTGAACGAACAGATCCCAGGCGAACATGGCGGGATGTTCTTCCAGCCGCCCATCGCCCAATGGAAGGAAGAAGCCCTCCGCAACCGGGAAAGGCTGGTCAAGGAGACCTTCTGGGGTCTTTCCCCCCACAAGGTCCGGGAAGCCTATAAGCTCCCGACCGCCCATCCCCTGATCCTTTCCGGCCACCAACCGGTCCTTTTCCATCCCGGTCTCTGGGTGAAGTGCCTGGCCGCCAGCATCCTGGCCGAGTCCGTCCAGGGGTCGGCCCTGCACAAGGTCACCGACACCGCCCTGTCCCCGGAGCACCTGCATTGCATGCCCGAGGTCGAGGAGGACGGCCACTCCCGCCGCAAGATCATCGATCTTTACAGCACCAAGGACCATCAGCACCAGGAAAGGACCACGCCCTATTGCTACCTGCCGGTGCCCGACGAGACGGCCCTCAACAAGATATTCACCGATGCCCAGGTCTATGCCCCGGCCCCGGTGAAGGCCAACGTGAAGGCCTACGAGGAGAAGTTGCGTAAGGGGTTCACCAAGACCGCCACCTGGAATTCCTTCCATTTGAACAGCCTGGACATCCTGGACGAGCTTTGCGGGACCCACCGGTTCTACCTGGAGGCCCACAAGATCTGGTCTTCGGCGCCTTTCCACCATTTCGTCGCCGAATGGTTGAAGAACCTGCCCGAGCTCAACGATGACTACAACCAATCCTTGAACGAATACCGCCAGAAGCACGGCATCACCCACGACCTGAACCCCATGCCGAACCTCAAGTTCGAGAATTGGTGGTTCGAGATCCCCTTCTGGGGCGCCACCAAGTATCACCAACGCCATTCCCTCTGGGCCAAGAACGACGGGAAGCACGTGACCCTCAAGCTCCAGGGCGGGGAAGGGACCTTCCAACTCTCGACCGAGGCGATGGAGGAGGAGCTTTCCCGCTTGAGCCTGGCCATCTGGCCCAAGGCCATCCCCCAAACCCTCTTCTGCCGCATGTACCTTTGCGACTTCTTCATCCACGGCGTGGGCGGCGGCGCCTATGAGGAGGTGGGGGACCTGCTCTTCACCCGGTTCTTCAAACTCAAACCCCTCGCCTACGGCGTGGCCACCGCCACCTACCTGGTGGACCCGGAGGGCAGCCGCAGCGTGGAGACGGTGGCGGGATATGAGCCCAAGGTGCAATGGTGGTCGCGTGCCCTGGAGAAGAACCCCGAGTACCTTTTCACGCGCCAGGACCAATGGAAGCGGGAACTTCCCGGCTTCATGCAGGATGGCTTCAAGAAGGCCCTGGAGGACCCCTACCTCAAGAGCCTGGCCGGCGCCAAGGGGAAATGGGTCGAGGCGCTGCAGAACCCGACCTACAAGACCCAAGCCTCCTACAAGATCAAAGAGATCAACCACGTGCTTTTCGAACGCTATACCGAACCCCTCAAGTCGTTGGAGAAGGGGATGCTGGATATTGAAAAGGTCCAGAAGACCAAGGAGGTCCTGGGCTACCGGGAATATCCCTTCTTCTGCTACCCCCCCGAACTTTTCCCCGAGATGCTGGAAAAGGTCCGGGAATCCGCGCACGGGCTGGCGTCCGCCCAAGCCTGAATTCCCGGCCCGGCCGGTCGAAATGGAACCATGAAACCTTCCGAGCAGGTCCTCACTTTCCCCAGGCGGCTCTTGGACGAGCTGGGCGCCTTCCAGGGCTTTTCGTCCGATCATGCCCGTTATCTGGATCCGATCTTTGGGAGCGGTGAATTGAAGTTCACCCTCCGGGAGCACGCGGAAAAGGACTTCGCCCTCAAGCAGCTCATCCCTTACGTCCTCTTGGTCCGGGACGGCCGCGTTCTTTTCTATGTCCGGGGAAAGAAGACCGGCGAATCCCGCCTGCAGCTCAAGGGGTCGGTCGGGATCGGGGGGCACATCAATCCGGTGGACGACTCCCTTTTTTCCAATGCGTCCGGTGGGCCCCGGGGCCTTTACGACGCCGCGGTGGAACGGGAGGTCCGCGAGGAGGTCTCCCTGGGGGAGGTGCTTTCCAAACGGGTGGTTGGCCTGATCAATGACGACGGCAACGAGGTGGGAAAGGTCCATTTTGGCGTGGTCCATCTCTGGGAATTGGGGCCGGGCGAGGTCACGAAGGCCGAGGGGGCCATCACCCAGTTGGAGTTCCTGCCCGCCGAGGCGATCCTGGCCCGCAAGGACGTGGAGGTGGAGAGCTGGTCGCGTTTTTGCCTGGAGAACTTCAAGGGGATCTTGGGCTCCGTGACGCCCCGTCCCTGACCCGAGGAAACCCATGACCCCTATCCCCCTGTTCCGCCCCGTCGGCTTCAACCTGGGAGGCTGGATCTCCCAATCCGATCTTTCCGATGCCCGGACCCGCTCCTTCATTCGAAAGGAAGATCTCCGGACCATTGCGGCTTGGGGTTTCAATTCCGTCCGCCTCCCGGTGGATGCGCCTTGGCTTTTCGAGGATGAAGGCCGGGGGCCCTTGAACAAGAAACGCCTGGCCCTCCTGAAGAAGTTCCTGGGTTGGGCCCGGGAAGCGGGCCTGATGACCATCCTGGACCTCCACCAGGTTCCCTGGCACTCCTTCGCCCGTCCTGAACAGGAGGATCTTTGGAAGGATGAGAAGGCCCTCGATGCTTTCTGCGGGCTTTGGGCCGAACTGGCCCATGCCCTGAAGCGGCAGAAGGGCGGGCTCTGGTTCGACGTCCTCAATGAGCCCACCGCCAAGGACCCCCAGGATTGGAACCACGTGGCCTCGCGCATCTACCGGGTGCTCAGGATGGAGGACCCGAAAAGGACCTTGATGATCGAATCGACCTTTTGGGGCCTGGTCACGAACCTTCCCGCCCTGGCCGAAGCGGTCCAGGGACCGAACCTGGTCTATAGTTTCCATTTCTACATCCCCATGTTCGTTACCCACCAGGGCACGCCTTGGTGGAAGGATGGGCATCCCTATCCGGAAACGGTGGCCTACCCCGGGGCCTTGCCAAGGGTCCAGGAATACCTGGCCCGGGACCTCCCGCCCGTGACCCGGGAATTCCTGGCCTTCGAAGGGGCCAAGCCCTGGGACCGGGAGAGGCTGAGGGAGACCCTGCAGCCCGCCATCCGTCTGGTGAAGGAAGGGCATCCCGTCTACTGCGGGGAATTCGGTGTCTATGAACAAGTGGCCCGGTCCACGCGTCTTAACTGGGTCCGGGATGTAGTGGGGCTTTTTACCGAGCATGGCATTGGCTGGGGCTACTGGAACTATAAGTGGCTCGATTTCGGCATTTGGCCGCCTGCGGCCAACGGCAAGAGCGGCCCCCTGGACGAGGAGATGCTCCGGATCCTGCAGTCGGGGATCACGCCGGGAAAGACTTAAGCCCTTGGGTCGCGAAGACGCGAAGGAAAGCGCCGAAAAAGAAAAGGCTATTCTTCATGAACTTCGCGCCTCTGTGGTTCAATAGGGCCTTCTTTTTTGAAAGGAAGTCGCCATGAAGAACGTCGAAATGAAAGTGGAAGGGAACATCCTCACCATCAAGGTGGACCTTTCGAAGGAATACGGCCCCTCTTCCAGCGGGAAGACCATCATCGTGGCCTCGACCGAAGGCAACGTTTCGGTGCCGGAACGCAACGAGAAGGTCGGATTGAACGTTTATAAGAAAAAAACGAACGATTGAAGGGGATGGGGGCCGTTCCGGGGCCTTTATCCCGCTTTTGGGGTTTGTTCTCCGGGTGTTTTTTGCTAATTTTGACCTTCCTTTTTCCGATCCCCTTGTGAGGAAACCATGAGATACCGCGGTCTTTACCTTTTATTGTTCCTTTTCATCGCGGGTTGCGGCGGCCGGGAGGCCCTGAAGCCCAACGGGACACCCGGCCCTGGGACGATCCCGGGCGTGATGGGGCCCAATGTCCCCATCTTGAGCGACCTCAAGAGCCCCGTCTTGGACGCCGATTACCAAGCGGCCCTGGCTTCGGTGGGGGATTCGGAACCCGGTCCCCGCAATGCGTCCGCCTTCCTGACCATCGGTCAATACCAGTACAACCAAGGGCGGTTGGATGAGGCCCTGAAGACCTACCAGAAACTTCTTTTGGGCGCCGACAATTTCCAAGGCCAGGACAAGGCCCAATACATGGTGGGCCAGATCTATTTCGACAAGGGCGACCACTTGGCCGCGCTGGCGGCCTTCCAGAAGGTCGCTCCCCGGAACGGCCAGGAGACCTATTCCAACCAGGCCCGCCAGATGATGGATTTCATCCTGGCCTATTCCCTGGGGATCGACGATCTGAAGAAATACATCCAGAACTATCCGGATTCGCCCGTCCGGTGCTCGGCCCAGTTCCAGCTGGCCAGCCGGGAAGCCCAGGCGGGGATCCAGGGTGAGGCCATCGACCACTTGAACCGTTTCCTCCAGCAATGCCCCCAGCATCCCTCCGCTCCCTCGGCCCAGCTTCTGCTGCAGACCTTGCAGGGTCACCAGGACGATAGCTGGCGGGTGGGGGTCCTCATCCCCAAGACAGGGAAGTTCCAGCCCTTCGGGGATTCGGTCATGAACGGCATCGCCTTGGCCGTGGAAGAGGCCAACCAGAACGGGGGGACGAAGAAGCACATGTCCCTCGTGGTCAAGGACACGGGCAGCGACGGCACCATGGCGGTCACCCAATTCCGGGCCCTGGTCCAGGATGACGGCCTGGACGCGGTCATCGGACCGGTCGCTCCCGGGGATATCCAGGCGGTGGGCGCCTTGGCGGACGAAAGACGGGTCACCATGATCTGTCCGGCGGCCAGCCGGGACGGGCTCTCTTCCCTGGGACCCTATATCTTCAGCGATTCCATGACCAACGAGATGCAGGGGCGGGTCATCGCCCGTTTCGCTGTCGAGAAGCTGGGGCTCAAGAAATTCGCCATCCTGGCCCCGCAGGATGTCTATGGCAAGACCCTATCCGACCAGTTCCAAAGGACGGTCCAGGCCATGGGGGCGACCATCCTGGACTCGGAGGTCTATGTGCCGGGTTCCACCGACTTCAAGAAGCAGTTGATCACCTTGGGGGGGCAGGACCCCAACATCAACAAGGAGAACGACCGCGAGAATGTCCGCCGTTGGAGCGAACTGCGCTATTCCCTCGGCAAGGAAGCCGAGAAGATCCTCCTGAAGGTCAAGGACATGAGGGATAGCTCGAGCGTCAAGCCGGCCGACCCGCCGATCGTGGGTTTCGTCCCCATGGCCGAGGGGCTGGGGAACACCCTTTGTCCTTCCATCGCCCAGGACGTGAACGCGGGGGTCCGCGAGGCCTTCCAGGGGAAGGATGCTTTTACCTTCCGGACCGATGACATCGTGAAGCAGTCGCTCCAACGCCTCCCGGTGGAATTGACGGGGACCACCTTGACCGCCACCGCCGACCAATGGGCCGAGGTCGCCCATGACATGCAGGCGAACATCATCCTCACCGGCCATATCGTGGAGCCGACCCCCGAGAAAGATTGGACCACCTACCCCAATTGGGACTACAACATCCACTTCGAGGCCTTCTGGATGGATCCCAAGCGGAACCAGATGGTCCGGTTCTATCAAAGCAAGATCCCCTTCAGCCCCTTCAAGCCGGTCTCGCTGGTCCGGGCGGCGGACACCTACCAGGCCCTCTACCTGCCGGCCCACTCGGCCGAGGTGCCGCTCCTGACCTCCCAGATCCATTTCTACGACCTGAACCCGGTCTTCTTGGGAGGGCATCTTTGGGACAATGACGCCATCCTCCGGGAAGGGGCCAAGGATATGGAGGGGGCCTACTACGTCACGGGGTTCTACGTGGACAGCCAGCAGTCGGCCGCCAAGCATTTCGTCGAGGGTTACGTGAAGAAATTCGCCAAACGCCCGGACCTTTACGCGGCGCAGGCCTATGACGCCATGCGATTGCTCATCCAGGCGGCCAATCAATCCGCGAACCGGGACGATATCCACACGAACTTGATGCAGATCCGGGGGTTCGATGGCGCGTGCGGGAGCATCGACTACGCCGGCAAGAACGAACCGGATAAACTGGTGCCCGTCATCAAGATCCAGGACGGCAAGCGCCAACAAGTGCAGTGAACCTGTTTTCCAGGGATGAACGCGGATAGCCAATAAGAACCGACCCGAGTTCCCTCGCCCCTTGGGGGAGAGGGCCAGGGTGAGGGGTGTCTTTCGATGATGAAGAATCTCCATGGAGTATTCATTTGAGCGACAACACCAAATTCGGTTCGGTTGAGGGGATGCGCGATTGGCTGCCTCAAGAAACCTCATCCCGGCAAAAGCTCATCCGCCTGATCGAGTCCCATTACCAGCTTTATGGTTTCCAGCCCATCGATACCCCGGTCATGGAGAATATCGAAGTTCTTCAAGGAAAGGGTGGCGGGGAGAACGAGAAGCTGATGTTCAAGGTGATGAAACGTGGAGAGAAGTTGAAGAAGGCCTTGGAATCCGGGACCGGCGAAGGCGCGCTGGTCGATCTGGGCCTCCGCTTCGACCTGACCGTTCCTCTGGCCCGCTATTACGCCAACCACGTCAATGACCTGCCGAAACCCTTCCGTTGCTATCACATCGGCCCGGTTTGGCGGGCGGACCGGCCCCAAAAGGGCCGCTACCGCGAGTTCTATCAGTGCGATATCGACATCATCGGCGGGGCGTCCGAAACCTATGAGGTGGAACTGCTCCTGGCCACCGATCGAGTGTTGAAGGAGCTCAATGTCGGCAAGTTCAAGATCCGCATCAGCGACAAGCGTCTCCTGCCCCTGCTCCTGACCGGAATGGGAGTGGACGGCGGCAAGGTGGCCGGGGTGGCCGCGGCGCTGGACAAGCTGGACAAGCATCCGAAAGAACAGGTGATGAAGGAGATCGAGGCCCTGGGACATTCCATGGAGGTCCTGAACAAGGTGGATGGGTTCATCCAGAACGCCCTTCATAAGTCCCTGGACCCGGTCCACTTCAAGATCGGGGAAGCGGAAAAGCTCTGGCTCCACATCGAGGGTATCCGCCAGAGGGTCCACGCGGTGAATCCGGAGGCCCAGGTGATCTTCGATCCCTTGTTGGTCCGTGGTTTCGACTATTACACGGGCCCCGTTTTCGAGATCAACGTCGAGGACAAGGATTTTGCCTTCTCCATCGGCGGCGGCGGTCGTTACGACGGCCTCATCGAGAAACTGGGCGGCCCCAAGAACACGCCCGCGGTGGGCATCTCCCTGGGGTTCGAGCGCATCCTGCTCATCTTGAACGAGCGGCAAAAGGGAGGCGCGTCGGCGCACGCCCCTCGCGTTTTCGTCGCCAACAACGGACAACCCGAGAAGGACATCCTGGCCCTGGCCGAGATGCTCCGCTCCGAGGGGATCCAGGTCGAGGCGGCCCTGGAGCAAAAGAAGATCGGCCAGCAACTGGAAGGCGCCCAGAAGAACGGCATCGAATACGCCATCACCGATTTTCAGCCCAGCCATAAATCCTTCAAGGTCCGGCAGTTATCCACACGGCAGGACAAGGAAATGACCTTGGCCGAACTTTATGACCTGATGAAACGCCTCACGGAGGGTTTGGAGCCCTAAAACTGGCTTGAGAGCCCTTTCGGTTGTGTTATTATGCGGTCCTTCAAAACCGGCCTTTTAGGCCGGTTTTGTTATTTGGACCGAGGTTGCTTCGTGA
It includes:
- a CDS encoding cellulase family glycosylhydrolase, which codes for MTPIPLFRPVGFNLGGWISQSDLSDARTRSFIRKEDLRTIAAWGFNSVRLPVDAPWLFEDEGRGPLNKKRLALLKKFLGWAREAGLMTILDLHQVPWHSFARPEQEDLWKDEKALDAFCGLWAELAHALKRQKGGLWFDVLNEPTAKDPQDWNHVASRIYRVLRMEDPKRTLMIESTFWGLVTNLPALAEAVQGPNLVYSFHFYIPMFVTHQGTPWWKDGHPYPETVAYPGALPRVQEYLARDLPPVTREFLAFEGAKPWDRERLRETLQPAIRLVKEGHPVYCGEFGVYEQVARSTRLNWVRDVVGLFTEHGIGWGYWNYKWLDFGIWPPAANGKSGPLDEEMLRILQSGITPGKT
- the hisS gene encoding histidine--tRNA ligase encodes the protein MSDNTKFGSVEGMRDWLPQETSSRQKLIRLIESHYQLYGFQPIDTPVMENIEVLQGKGGGENEKLMFKVMKRGEKLKKALESGTGEGALVDLGLRFDLTVPLARYYANHVNDLPKPFRCYHIGPVWRADRPQKGRYREFYQCDIDIIGGASETYEVELLLATDRVLKELNVGKFKIRISDKRLLPLLLTGMGVDGGKVAGVAAALDKLDKHPKEQVMKEIEALGHSMEVLNKVDGFIQNALHKSLDPVHFKIGEAEKLWLHIEGIRQRVHAVNPEAQVIFDPLLVRGFDYYTGPVFEINVEDKDFAFSIGGGGRYDGLIEKLGGPKNTPAVGISLGFERILLILNERQKGGASAHAPRVFVANNGQPEKDILALAEMLRSEGIQVEAALEQKKIGQQLEGAQKNGIEYAITDFQPSHKSFKVRQLSTRQDKEMTLAELYDLMKRLTEGLEP
- a CDS encoding penicillin-binding protein activator yields the protein MRYRGLYLLLFLFIAGCGGREALKPNGTPGPGTIPGVMGPNVPILSDLKSPVLDADYQAALASVGDSEPGPRNASAFLTIGQYQYNQGRLDEALKTYQKLLLGADNFQGQDKAQYMVGQIYFDKGDHLAALAAFQKVAPRNGQETYSNQARQMMDFILAYSLGIDDLKKYIQNYPDSPVRCSAQFQLASREAQAGIQGEAIDHLNRFLQQCPQHPSAPSAQLLLQTLQGHQDDSWRVGVLIPKTGKFQPFGDSVMNGIALAVEEANQNGGTKKHMSLVVKDTGSDGTMAVTQFRALVQDDGLDAVIGPVAPGDIQAVGALADERRVTMICPAASRDGLSSLGPYIFSDSMTNEMQGRVIARFAVEKLGLKKFAILAPQDVYGKTLSDQFQRTVQAMGATILDSEVYVPGSTDFKKQLITLGGQDPNINKENDRENVRRWSELRYSLGKEAEKILLKVKDMRDSSSVKPADPPIVGFVPMAEGLGNTLCPSIAQDVNAGVREAFQGKDAFTFRTDDIVKQSLQRLPVELTGTTLTATADQWAEVAHDMQANIILTGHIVEPTPEKDWTTYPNWDYNIHFEAFWMDPKRNQMVRFYQSKIPFSPFKPVSLVRAADTYQALYLPAHSAEVPLLTSQIHFYDLNPVFLGGHLWDNDAILREGAKDMEGAYYVTGFYVDSQQSAAKHFVEGYVKKFAKRPDLYAAQAYDAMRLLIQAANQSANRDDIHTNLMQIRGFDGACGSIDYAGKNEPDKLVPVIKIQDGKRQQVQ